One Fictibacillus halophilus genomic window, ATCTAAACCCCATATTTGTTCAATTAAAATCTCTCTTGTGTAAGTTCGATTTGGATGATTGGCCAAAAAGAGCAACAAGGAGGTGTCTTTTGGTGTTAGAACGATAGGCTCACCATTTATTTTCACAGTATGAGAATCGAAGTTGATGCTCAGACTTCCATATTGTTTTGTGTTCTCAGTTTCTAGTACATTCGTAGATCGACGAAGGACGGCATGGACTCTCGCAATAACTTCTTCGCCGATAAAGGGCTTTGTTATGTAGTCATCTGCTCCTTTATTTAATCCTTTCAATCGATAATCGATGTCTCCTAAGGCTGTAAGCATGATAACAGGACATGAACTATTTTGACGGATCTCATGAAGAATGGACCATCCATCTTGATCGGGAAGCATCACATCAAGCAATACTAGGTTAAAAGAAGTTTCTTTGAACTGTTGAAGTGCGGTTTTACCGTCAAATGCTTGAACAACATCAAAGTTTTCATGTTTTAAATAAACACTTAATACTCTCGATATTGTTACTTCGTCTTCTACTAGCAATATACTTTTCATGTTCATACCTCCTGTTACCCATACTATACTGTAAAAATCCCCAGTTTTATAGACTGGGGATCTTAACCTTTATATGTCGCTTCCAAACTCGGCTTGCTCGTTTATTTGTGGTTGCATCTCATTGTTTGAAGAAGCAGGAGCTTCATCTTTGAAGCGCTGACTATCTTCATGATGTTTTCCTCCGCCATGATGCCCACCTTGTCCGAATCCCCTCTTACCTTTACGCATTAGAGAGAAGAAATCATCGTCATTCAAAGCTTCAAGTTTATCTGCATCTTTCTTATCAATTGCTTCAATCAAATCACGCGTTGATTTGTTTTTAGTAGAAATGCCTAGCTCTGTTGCTAAGTTCTTAATCTTCTTTTCTCTTACTTCAAACGCGATCTCAGGAATCATTTTTCCATCAATGGTAATGTTAAGTTTCTTAGCTTCAGTCTTTACTTTTGCACTTGCAACTTCTTGAGCTACTTCACGTATATCTTTACCGTCTATAGAAATACCTAACGTTTTCGCTTCATTTTTAATAGCTGCAGTCATTACTTCCTGCTGAAGTATTTGTAGATCCTTGCCATCTGTTGAGATGCCAAGTTCTTTTGCTTTCTTATTGAGGGTGGCTTGTTTAATGTCCTGTCTTAGTGTTTGTGAATCTTTGCCATTAGTCGCAACACCTAGTTCTTTC contains:
- a CDS encoding response regulator transcription factor; its protein translation is MKSILLVEDEVTISRVLSVYLKHENFDVVQAFDGKTALQQFKETSFNLVLLDVMLPDQDGWSILHEIRQNSSCPVIMLTALGDIDYRLKGLNKGADDYITKPFIGEEVIARVHAVLRRSTNVLETENTKQYGSLSINFDSHTVKINGEPIVLTPKDTSLLLFLANHPNRTYTREILIEQIWGLDYFGSERAVDLSIKRVRQALSDWPDTQGEIRTLRGLGYQFCVYE